The Setaria italica strain Yugu1 chromosome IX, Setaria_italica_v2.0, whole genome shotgun sequence genome has a window encoding:
- the LOC101759341 gene encoding E3 ubiquitin ligase PQT3-like, with protein sequence MAVYYRYKSGVQTFSVPMAAPSVSIADLKNLILRTARHGDGRTRGRGPRESVVLYDARTGEEHTDGGALVPRSSTVLDDEDRAISAVIDAAQLKWEGHHQSQGGRRYDHRGGLERRAAPPAGYVCHRCRVPGYFIQHCPINVDPRYDLGRASSNTNLPTPTPVSTSPDDKVPRELHCKICSKVMADAVVASRCCFGSFCNACIRGQIAAKSRCACGAQSRADDLIPNLTLRATIAKLLATSAGGSGSAGTSNRKSSAGSNAEPTSQSAAASQESHSRITANAGSEHSEGSAAPRTKQTTAETGAHAGYPEQYGYGNPFGPACYDPSFAAAPWACDPYMYYGIPYAGGYTNVPVPVDYQDGCHGRKGLADGEFQRQEASFKRRCGGRSEVAF encoded by the exons ATGGCCGTGTATTACCGGTACAAGAGCGGCGTCCAGACGTTCTCCGTGCCCATGGCGGCGCCCTCTGTCTCCATCGCCGACCTCAAGAACCTCATCCTGAGGACCGCCCGCCACGGCGACGGCCGGACGCGCGGCCGTGGGCCGAGGGAGAGCGTCGTGCTGTACGACGCGCGGACCGGCGAGGAGCACACGGACGGCGGCGCGCTTGTCCCCCGCAGCTCGACGGTGCTG gacgacgaggacagGGCCATCAGCGCCGTGATCGACGCCGCGCAGCTCAAGTGGGAAGGCCACCACCAGTCTCAGGGAGGGCGTCGCTACGATCACCGTGGCGGTCTCGAgaggagggcggcgccgcccgctgGGTACGTGTGCCACAGGTGCCGCGTCCCGGGGTACTTCATCCAGCACTGCCCCATCAATGTCGATCCAAGATACGACCTGGGAAGGGCGTCGTCCAACACCAATCTGCCTACTCCGACGCCGGTGTCCACGAGCCCCGACGACAAGGTCCCGCGGGAGCTCCACTGCAAGATCTGCAGCAAGGTGATGGCCGATGCTGTAGTGGCCTCCAGGTGCTGCTTCGGCAGCTTCTGCAACGCGTGCATCAGGGGCCAGATCGCCGCCAAGTCCAGGTGCGCGTGCGGCGCGCAGTCTCGCGCCGACGACCTCATCCCCAATCTTACGCTGCGTGCCACGATCGCCAAACTTCTTGCCACGAgtgccggcggcagcggatCAGCCGGCACAAGCAATCGGAAGAGCTCGGCCGGCAGCAACGCAGAGCCCACGTCGCAGAGTGCCGCCGCCTCGCAGGAGAGCCACAGCCGCATCACGGCGAACGCAGGATCGGAGCACAGCGAAGGGAGCGC CGCGCCAAGAACGAAGCAGACTACGGCGGAAACCGGTGCGCACGCCGGCTATCCGGAGCAGTACGGCTACGGGAATCCGTTCGGCCCGGCTTGCTACGATCCTTCCTTCGCTGCGGCGCCGTGGGCATGTGATCCTTACATGTACTACGGCATACCTTACGCCGGCGGCTACACGAACGTCCCCGTGCCGGTCGACTACCAAGATGGATGCCATGGAAGGAAAGGGTTGGCCGATGGGGAGTTTCAGAGACAGGAGGCTAGTTTCAAGAGAAGATGTGGAGGCAGATCGGAGGTTGCTTTCTAA
- the LOC101760402 gene encoding transmembrane protein 87A: protein MRPPRRDALPLALGLSLVALLAARGADASVHEYAGGGFAPRANSFFFHGGSEGLYASDPSSNSSASFIRFDTVIFRRTLESASRHEEMQQKTGLVEAIIVEIQDRDKIGGSYLHSDAICCTPELDKEKSCRVGEVIIRPNPDNPEWPKRLQTFFEGKNEETTMLPQLVSINKTGMYYLYFMFCDPQLKGLKITGRTVWRNPQGYLPGKMAPMMTFYGFMSLAYLALGLLWFIQFVRCWKDILQLHYHITAVIALGMCEMAFWYFEYANFNSTGTRPMGITLWAVTFTAVKKTVSRLLLLVVSMGYGIVLPTLGGITSRVAALGFIYFVASEALELVENLGNINDFSGKTRLFLVLPVAILDATFIIWIFSSLSRTLEKLQLRRSMAKLELYRKFTNSLAVSVLISIAWIGYELYFNATDPLSELWQRAWIIPAFWNVLSYALLAIICILWSPSRNPAGFAYSEDAGEGVDEEGLSLVGSAMKGTGDMVNMHIFPEDKRA, encoded by the exons atgcggccgccgcggcgagacGCGCTCCCGCTCGCGCTCGGGCTCTCCCTCGTCGCCCTCctcgcggcgcggggcgccgaCGCGTCCGTCCACGAgtacgccggcggcggcttcgcGCCCCGGGCcaactccttcttcttccacggAGGGAGCGAGGGGCTCTACGCCTCCGACCCGTCCTCCAACTCCTCCGCATCCTTCATCAG GTTTGACACTGTCATTTTCCGCCGGACCCTGGAGTCAGCATCTAGGCATGAGGAGATGCAGCAAAAGACAGGATTGGTGGAGGCTATAATTGTTGAGATACAGGACAGGGACAAAATTGGAGGTTCATACCTTCATTCTGATGCAATATGCTGCACCCCTGAGCTTGATAAGGAGAAATCTTGTAGAGTAGGTGAAGTGATCATACGTCCAAATCCTGATAATCCTGAATGGCCTAAAAGACTCCAGACATTCTTTGAGGGTAAAAATGAAGAAACCACTATGTTACCTCAGTTGGTGTCAATAAACAAAACAGGGATGTATTACCTCTATTTTATGTTCTGTGACCCTCAACTTAAGGGATTGAAGATTACAGGCAGGACTGTTTGGAGAAATCCACAGGGTTATCTCCCTGGTAAAATGGCTCCAATGATGACATTTTATGGTTTCATGTCACTTGCATATCTTGCACTTGGACTTCTATGGTTCATTCAGTTCGTGCGGTGCTGGAAGGACATTTTGCAGCTGCACTACCATATAACAGCTGTCATTGCGCTTGGCATGTGTGAAATGGCTTTCTGGTATTTTGAGTATGCTAACTTTAATTCAACTGGAACCAGACCTATGGGCATTACCTTGTGGGCAGTTACATTTACTGCTGTGAAGAAGACTGTATCTCGGCTTCTTCTATTGGTAGTTTCAATGGGCTACGGCATTGTTCTACCCACTTTGGGAGGAATAACATCAAGAGTTGCTGCTCTTGGTTTCatctattttgttgcttcagaagctcttgaacttgttgaaaatcTGGGAAATATCAATGACTTCTCTGGAAAGACAAGGTTATTCCTAGTGTTGCCTGTTGCAATACTTGATGCTACCTTTATCATCTGGATATTTTCATCCCTCTCTAGAACGTTAGAGAAGCTACAG CTGCGGAGAAGCATGGCGAAACTTGAATTGTATCGAAAGTTTACAAATTCTCTGGCTGTGTCAGTGCTTATCTCGATCGCTTGGATTGGCTATGAG CTATATTTCAACGCAACTGATCCATTGAGTGAACTTTGGCAACGGGCTTGGATCATCCCTGCCTTTTGGAATGTCCTTTCTTATGCCCTCCTTGCCATCATATGCATCCTTTGGTCTCCATCTCGTAATCCAGCAGG ATTTGCATATTCAGAGGATGCAGGCGAGGGGGTTGATGAGGAAGGGCTCTCTCTCGTAGGCAGTGCAATGAAAGGAACTGGAGATATGGTAAACATGCATATCTTTCCGGAGGATAAACGTGCATGA